From Amphiprion ocellaris isolate individual 3 ecotype Okinawa chromosome 10, ASM2253959v1, whole genome shotgun sequence, one genomic window encodes:
- the wdr47a gene encoding WD repeat-containing protein 47 isoform X2, with the protein MTAEETINVKEVEIIKVILDFLNSRKLHISMLALEKESGVINGLYSDDMLFLRQLVLDGQWDEVLQFIQPLECMDKFDRKRFRYIILKQKFLEALCVNNAMSAEDEPQHLEFTMQEAVKCLHALEEFCPSKDDYSKLCLLLTLPRLTNHAEFKDWNPSTARVQCFEEACTMVAEFIPADRKLSEAGFKASRDRLFQLLLKGVIYECCVEFCQSKATGEEITESEVLLGVDMLCGNGCDDLDLSLLSWMQNLAHTVFSCAFEQKQLNIHVDRLVKPAKTGYADLLTPLISKLSPYPSSPLRRPQSADTYMSRSLNPALDGLSYGLSGQDKRASCGEVAPGKGVSPMSHSFANFHYPGTAGQSLSRSLMMESSDCHSIFEESPETSRTDTPVDKMMSSGGAQNMRPASAPGEDAPSAGSADRNELRDSTEKYEEFYRQRLRVQQHLEQKQQQRQMYQQMLLEGGVQQEPPPSDMQHSLTEKFLNRSIQKLEELNVGMENLGEEVKSLAQQCNGNGNTPASEDNNNPPSVTPEQSRTRGGGLLSSTPQHTVGGRAVPPPNESPVVSQSGQKPKGGQQGDSPGSLSRSKEDDKPKSLFVPVHSLEDTQAVRAVAFHPSGSLYAVGSNSKTLRVCAYPETLDTSPTKQPVVRFKRNKHHKGSIYCVAWSHCGQLLATGSNDKYVKVLPFSAETCNATGPDLEFSMHDGTIRDLAFMEGPESGGAILISAGAGDCNIYTTDCQRGQGLHALSGHTGHILSLYTWGGWMIASGSQDKTVRFWDLRVPSCVRVVGTAFHGSGSPVASVAVDPSGRLLATGQEDSACMLYDIRGGRIVQVYRPHTSDVRSVRFSPGAHYLLTGSYDTKVMVTNLQGDLTKQLPQTVVGEHGDKVIQCRWHTQDLSFLSSSADRTVTLWTHNP; encoded by the exons ATGACAGCAGAAGAAACCATAAATGTGAAGGAGGTGGAGATCATCAAGGTGATCCTGGATTTTCTTAACTCCAGAAAGTTGCACATCAGCATGCTGGCTCTGGAAAAGGAGAGCGGCGTCATCAATGGACTCTATTCAGACGATATGCTCTTCCTCAG GCAACTGGTCCTCGATGGCCAGTGGGATGAGGTCTTGCAGTTCATTCAGCCTTTGGAATGCATGGACAAGTTTGACAGAAAAAG GTTTCGTTACATCATCCTTAAGCAGAAGTTTCTGGAGGCTCTGTGTGTGAATAACGCCATGTCTGCAGAAGACGAGCCACAACAT TTGGAGTTCACCATGCAGGAAGCAGTGAAGTGCCTCCATGCCCTGGAGGAGTTCTGTCCCTCTAAAGACGACTACAGCAAACTGTGTCTGCTCCTCACACTGCCACGCCTCACAAACCATGCCGAGTTCAAG GACTGGAACCCGAGCACTGCCAGGGTTCAGTGTTTTGAGGAGGCCTGCACCATGGTGGCAGAGTTCATCCCTGCAGACAGGAAGCTGAGTGAGGCCGGATTCAAGGCCAGCAGGGATCGACTCTTCCAGCTGCTGCTCAAGGGAGTCATCTATGAGTGCTGTGTGGAGTTCTGCCAG agcAAGGCGACAGGTGAGGAGATCACAGAGAGTGAGGTCCTCCTGGGTGTCGACATGCTCTGCGGTAATGGCTGTGATGACCTGGACCTGTCTCTGCTGTCCTGGATGCAGAACCTCGCCCACACCGTCTTCTCCTGCGCCTTCGAACAGAAGCAGCTCAACATTCATGTAGACCGCTTGGTCAAGCCTGCTAAGACCGGCTACGCTGACCTCCTCACCCCGCTCATCAGCAAACTGTCCCCCTACCCCTCCTCCCCGCTCCGCCGTCCCCAGTCCGCTGATACCTACATGTCACGCTCATTGAACCCAGCGTTGGACGGGTTGTCCTACGGGCTTTCTGGCCAGGATAAGAGGGCAAGCTGTGGGGAGGTAGCGCCGGGTAAAGGAGTCTCCCCCATGTCCCACTCATTCGCAAATTTCCATTACCCTGGAACAGCAGGGCAGAGCTTGAGCAGGAGTCTCATGATGGAGAGCTCCGACTGCCACAGCATCTTTGAGGAATCCCCTGAAAC GTCAAGGACAGACACGCCCGTGGATAAAATGATGAGCTCAGGTGGAGCTCAGAACATGCGTCCTGCCTCAGCTCCGGGCGAGGACGCACCATCAGCTGGCTCTGCAGACAGGAATGAG CTGCGTGACTCAACGGAGAAGTATGAAGAGTTTTACCGGCAGCGTCTTCGCgtgcagcagcacctggagcagaagcagcagcagaggcagaTGTACCAACAGATGCTGCTGGAGGGTGGGGTCCAGCAGGAGCCGCCGCCCAGCGACATGCAGCACAGCCTCACAGAGAAGTTCCTGAACAG GTCCATCCAGAAGCTGGAAGAGCTCAATGTGGGGATGGAGAATTTAGGAGAGGAGGTAAAGTCTCTGGCACAGCAGTGCAACGGCAACGGGAACACGCCTGCCTCCGAGGACAATAACAATCCTCCATCTGTGACCCCGGAGCAAAGCCGGACCCGAGGGGGAGGGCTGCTCAGCAGCACCCCACAACACACCGTGGGAGGCCGTGCAGTCCCACCTCCAAATGAGTCCCCAGTCGTCTCCCAGAG TGGGCAGAAACCAAAAGGAGGTCAACAAGGTGACTCTCCAGGCTCCTTATCCCGGAGTAAAGAG GATGATAAACCAAAAAGCCTGTTTGTACCAGTGCACTCTTTGGAAGATACTCAGGCTGTTCGAGCTGTTGCCTTTCACCCGTCTGGATCTCTGTATGCCGTGGGATCCAACTCCAAAACTCTACGTGTTTGCGCCTATCCAGAAACACTGGACACGAG TCCAACAAAGCAGCCAGTTGTTCGCTTCAAGAGGAACAAACACCACAAAGGGTCCATCTACTGCGTGGCCTGGAGCCACTGTGGGCAGCTGCTGGCTACCGGCTCCAACGACAAATATGTCAAAGTCCTACCTTTCAGTGCAGAGACGTGCAACGCTACAG GCCCAGACCTGGAGTTCAGCATGCATGACGGCACCATCAGAGACCTGGCCTTCATGGAGGGTCCAGAGAGTGGAGGAGCGATCTTGATCAGCGCCGGAGCAGGAGACTGTAACATCTACACCACAGACTGCCAGAGAGGACAGGGTCTGCACGCCCTCAGCGGACACACAG GTCACATTCTGTCTCTGTACACGTGGGGAGGCTGGATGATTGCTTCTGGCTCTCAAGACAAGACGGTGCGTTTCTGGGACCTCAGGGTACCCAGCTGTGTGCGAGTGGTGGGAACTGCTTTCCATGGCTCAG GGAGTCCCGTTGCCTCGGTAGCAGTGGATCCCAGTGGCCGTCTCCTAGCAACAGGACAGGAAGACAGTGCCTGCATGCTGTATGACATCAGAGGAGGGCGCATCGTCCAAGTGTACCGGCCACACACCAGCGACGTTAGATCTGTTAGGTTTTCTCCCGGAGCACACTACCTGCTTACCGGTTCCTATGACACAAAGGTCATGGTCACCAACCTCCAAG GTGACCTGACCAAACAGTTGCCTCAAACTGTGGTGGGAGAACACGGCGACAAGGTGATTCAGTGTCGATGGCACACACAAGACCTGTCCTTCCTCTCGTCCTCGGCTGACCGCACCGTCACGCTCTGGACGCACAAcccttaa
- the wdr47a gene encoding WD repeat-containing protein 47 isoform X1, translated as MTAEETINVKEVEIIKVILDFLNSRKLHISMLALEKESGVINGLYSDDMLFLRQLVLDGQWDEVLQFIQPLECMDKFDRKRFRYIILKQKFLEALCVNNAMSAEDEPQHLEFTMQEAVKCLHALEEFCPSKDDYSKLCLLLTLPRLTNHAEFKDWNPSTARVQCFEEACTMVAEFIPADRKLSEAGFKASRDRLFQLLLKGVIYECCVEFCQSKATGEEITESEVLLGVDMLCGNGCDDLDLSLLSWMQNLAHTVFSCAFEQKQLNIHVDRLVKPAKTGYADLLTPLISKLSPYPSSPLRRPQSADTYMSRSLNPALDGLSYGLSGQDKRASCGEVAPGKGVSPMSHSFANFHYPGTAGQSLSRSLMMESSDCHSIFEESPETSRTDTPVDKMMSSGGAQNMRPASAPGEDAPSAGSADRNELRDSTEKYEEFYRQRLRVQQHLEQKQQQRQMYQQMLLEGGVQQEPPPSDMQHSLTEKFLNRSIQKLEELNVGMENLGEEVKSLAQQCNGNGNTPASEDNNNPPSVTPEQSRTRGGGLLSSTPQHTVGGRAVPPPNESPVVSQSGQKPKGGQQGDSPGSLSRSKEDDKPKSLFVPVHSLEDTQAVRAVAFHPSGSLYAVGSNSKTLRVCAYPETLDTSGSSPTKQPVVRFKRNKHHKGSIYCVAWSHCGQLLATGSNDKYVKVLPFSAETCNATGPDLEFSMHDGTIRDLAFMEGPESGGAILISAGAGDCNIYTTDCQRGQGLHALSGHTGHILSLYTWGGWMIASGSQDKTVRFWDLRVPSCVRVVGTAFHGSGSPVASVAVDPSGRLLATGQEDSACMLYDIRGGRIVQVYRPHTSDVRSVRFSPGAHYLLTGSYDTKVMVTNLQGDLTKQLPQTVVGEHGDKVIQCRWHTQDLSFLSSSADRTVTLWTHNP; from the exons ATGACAGCAGAAGAAACCATAAATGTGAAGGAGGTGGAGATCATCAAGGTGATCCTGGATTTTCTTAACTCCAGAAAGTTGCACATCAGCATGCTGGCTCTGGAAAAGGAGAGCGGCGTCATCAATGGACTCTATTCAGACGATATGCTCTTCCTCAG GCAACTGGTCCTCGATGGCCAGTGGGATGAGGTCTTGCAGTTCATTCAGCCTTTGGAATGCATGGACAAGTTTGACAGAAAAAG GTTTCGTTACATCATCCTTAAGCAGAAGTTTCTGGAGGCTCTGTGTGTGAATAACGCCATGTCTGCAGAAGACGAGCCACAACAT TTGGAGTTCACCATGCAGGAAGCAGTGAAGTGCCTCCATGCCCTGGAGGAGTTCTGTCCCTCTAAAGACGACTACAGCAAACTGTGTCTGCTCCTCACACTGCCACGCCTCACAAACCATGCCGAGTTCAAG GACTGGAACCCGAGCACTGCCAGGGTTCAGTGTTTTGAGGAGGCCTGCACCATGGTGGCAGAGTTCATCCCTGCAGACAGGAAGCTGAGTGAGGCCGGATTCAAGGCCAGCAGGGATCGACTCTTCCAGCTGCTGCTCAAGGGAGTCATCTATGAGTGCTGTGTGGAGTTCTGCCAG agcAAGGCGACAGGTGAGGAGATCACAGAGAGTGAGGTCCTCCTGGGTGTCGACATGCTCTGCGGTAATGGCTGTGATGACCTGGACCTGTCTCTGCTGTCCTGGATGCAGAACCTCGCCCACACCGTCTTCTCCTGCGCCTTCGAACAGAAGCAGCTCAACATTCATGTAGACCGCTTGGTCAAGCCTGCTAAGACCGGCTACGCTGACCTCCTCACCCCGCTCATCAGCAAACTGTCCCCCTACCCCTCCTCCCCGCTCCGCCGTCCCCAGTCCGCTGATACCTACATGTCACGCTCATTGAACCCAGCGTTGGACGGGTTGTCCTACGGGCTTTCTGGCCAGGATAAGAGGGCAAGCTGTGGGGAGGTAGCGCCGGGTAAAGGAGTCTCCCCCATGTCCCACTCATTCGCAAATTTCCATTACCCTGGAACAGCAGGGCAGAGCTTGAGCAGGAGTCTCATGATGGAGAGCTCCGACTGCCACAGCATCTTTGAGGAATCCCCTGAAAC GTCAAGGACAGACACGCCCGTGGATAAAATGATGAGCTCAGGTGGAGCTCAGAACATGCGTCCTGCCTCAGCTCCGGGCGAGGACGCACCATCAGCTGGCTCTGCAGACAGGAATGAG CTGCGTGACTCAACGGAGAAGTATGAAGAGTTTTACCGGCAGCGTCTTCGCgtgcagcagcacctggagcagaagcagcagcagaggcagaTGTACCAACAGATGCTGCTGGAGGGTGGGGTCCAGCAGGAGCCGCCGCCCAGCGACATGCAGCACAGCCTCACAGAGAAGTTCCTGAACAG GTCCATCCAGAAGCTGGAAGAGCTCAATGTGGGGATGGAGAATTTAGGAGAGGAGGTAAAGTCTCTGGCACAGCAGTGCAACGGCAACGGGAACACGCCTGCCTCCGAGGACAATAACAATCCTCCATCTGTGACCCCGGAGCAAAGCCGGACCCGAGGGGGAGGGCTGCTCAGCAGCACCCCACAACACACCGTGGGAGGCCGTGCAGTCCCACCTCCAAATGAGTCCCCAGTCGTCTCCCAGAG TGGGCAGAAACCAAAAGGAGGTCAACAAGGTGACTCTCCAGGCTCCTTATCCCGGAGTAAAGAG GATGATAAACCAAAAAGCCTGTTTGTACCAGTGCACTCTTTGGAAGATACTCAGGCTGTTCGAGCTGTTGCCTTTCACCCGTCTGGATCTCTGTATGCCGTGGGATCCAACTCCAAAACTCTACGTGTTTGCGCCTATCCAGAAACACTGGACACGAG CGGCTCAAGTCCAACAAAGCAGCCAGTTGTTCGCTTCAAGAGGAACAAACACCACAAAGGGTCCATCTACTGCGTGGCCTGGAGCCACTGTGGGCAGCTGCTGGCTACCGGCTCCAACGACAAATATGTCAAAGTCCTACCTTTCAGTGCAGAGACGTGCAACGCTACAG GCCCAGACCTGGAGTTCAGCATGCATGACGGCACCATCAGAGACCTGGCCTTCATGGAGGGTCCAGAGAGTGGAGGAGCGATCTTGATCAGCGCCGGAGCAGGAGACTGTAACATCTACACCACAGACTGCCAGAGAGGACAGGGTCTGCACGCCCTCAGCGGACACACAG GTCACATTCTGTCTCTGTACACGTGGGGAGGCTGGATGATTGCTTCTGGCTCTCAAGACAAGACGGTGCGTTTCTGGGACCTCAGGGTACCCAGCTGTGTGCGAGTGGTGGGAACTGCTTTCCATGGCTCAG GGAGTCCCGTTGCCTCGGTAGCAGTGGATCCCAGTGGCCGTCTCCTAGCAACAGGACAGGAAGACAGTGCCTGCATGCTGTATGACATCAGAGGAGGGCGCATCGTCCAAGTGTACCGGCCACACACCAGCGACGTTAGATCTGTTAGGTTTTCTCCCGGAGCACACTACCTGCTTACCGGTTCCTATGACACAAAGGTCATGGTCACCAACCTCCAAG GTGACCTGACCAAACAGTTGCCTCAAACTGTGGTGGGAGAACACGGCGACAAGGTGATTCAGTGTCGATGGCACACACAAGACCTGTCCTTCCTCTCGTCCTCGGCTGACCGCACCGTCACGCTCTGGACGCACAAcccttaa